In the Arthrobacter zhaoxinii genome, one interval contains:
- a CDS encoding peptidylprolyl isomerase has product MAANRTSREDRRRVARMEARRAFAAARAKRRKRDNLFAAAAAVVILALAVALQVSWFSSDPTADELAQLREESAAADLPAVPDPSVAEGKTFTGSLSLGQGEVGVELDGNAAPQAAAVFKTLADEGYFSGKDCHRLTATESTSVLQCGSPNGDGKADQDFLWGPVENSPADGIYPAGTIAVARGDDVMSNGTQFFIVYKDSTLAQESGGYTIMGKVTSGLDVVEAIASSGTDSGGTDGRPKDPVTINSFTLK; this is encoded by the coding sequence GTGGCAGCAAACCGCACCAGCCGTGAAGACAGGCGCCGCGTGGCTCGGATGGAAGCACGCAGGGCCTTCGCCGCTGCCCGTGCCAAGCGCCGGAAGCGGGACAACCTCTTCGCGGCAGCGGCCGCCGTCGTTATCCTCGCGCTGGCCGTGGCCCTGCAGGTGAGCTGGTTCAGTTCGGACCCCACCGCGGACGAACTGGCGCAGCTGCGGGAAGAGTCCGCGGCAGCCGACCTGCCCGCCGTTCCGGATCCGTCCGTGGCCGAGGGGAAGACCTTCACCGGTTCCCTCTCGCTTGGCCAGGGCGAGGTCGGGGTGGAGCTGGACGGCAACGCGGCACCGCAGGCCGCCGCCGTGTTCAAGACGCTTGCGGATGAGGGGTATTTCAGCGGCAAGGACTGCCACCGTCTGACCGCCACCGAATCCACGTCCGTGCTGCAGTGCGGATCACCGAACGGTGACGGAAAGGCCGACCAGGATTTCCTGTGGGGGCCCGTGGAAAACTCCCCTGCCGACGGCATTTACCCGGCCGGCACCATCGCCGTCGCCCGCGGTGACGACGTGATGAGCAACGGCACACAGTTCTTCATCGTTTACAAGGATTCGACGTTGGCGCAGGAATCCGGCGGCTACACGATAATGGGTAAGGTAACGTCAGGTCTTGACGTAGTTGAGGCCATTGCATCCTCGGGGACTGACTCCGGGGGAACCGATGGCCGTCCGAAAGACCCGGTGACGATTAACTCGTTCACCCTGAAGTAA
- the secF gene encoding protein translocase subunit SecF yields the protein MSKLPSFAAFGNGLYTGKRSYNFVGKARLWFFIAAAAVVLSILIPVAKGGFNLGIEFRGGSEFTVSNVSNTDVSRGEEAVAEVAGTADPKVTNIAPGTMRIQTEKLSDDQTIEVKESLADTYGVSQEEVTSTFIGPTWGSDVSRQALVGLVVFVALAAVLMALYFRTWKMSVAAVVGLLVVMVVTAGVYALSGFEVTPSAIIGFLTVLSYSLYDTVVVFDKVRENTKDLDKRTKRTFAEEVNLAVNQTLVRSINTSVVAVLPVASILFIGALLLGAGTLKDLSLALFVGIILGTVATIYIAAPLYAVLRRNEPDIRRQAKRVAERRAAEAKTPAAVHA from the coding sequence ATGAGTAAGCTTCCCAGTTTCGCCGCATTCGGCAATGGCCTGTACACCGGAAAGCGGTCCTACAACTTCGTTGGCAAGGCTCGGCTCTGGTTCTTCATCGCAGCAGCCGCGGTGGTGCTGTCGATCCTCATCCCGGTGGCCAAGGGCGGCTTCAACCTTGGTATCGAGTTCCGCGGCGGTTCCGAGTTCACTGTCTCCAACGTCAGCAACACCGACGTCAGCCGAGGCGAGGAGGCAGTAGCCGAGGTTGCGGGCACTGCCGACCCCAAGGTCACCAACATTGCTCCGGGCACCATGCGGATCCAGACGGAGAAGCTGAGCGATGACCAGACCATTGAGGTCAAGGAGTCACTGGCGGACACCTACGGCGTCAGCCAGGAGGAAGTCACCTCCACGTTCATCGGCCCCACCTGGGGCAGCGACGTCAGCCGGCAGGCGCTGGTGGGACTCGTCGTCTTCGTGGCCCTTGCCGCGGTGCTGATGGCCCTGTACTTCCGCACCTGGAAGATGTCCGTGGCCGCCGTCGTCGGGCTGCTGGTGGTTATGGTGGTCACCGCAGGCGTCTACGCCCTGAGCGGTTTCGAAGTGACGCCGTCGGCCATCATCGGATTCCTCACCGTACTCAGCTACTCGCTCTACGACACAGTGGTGGTCTTCGACAAGGTCCGGGAAAACACGAAGGACCTGGACAAGCGGACGAAGCGGACCTTTGCGGAAGAGGTCAATCTCGCCGTGAACCAGACCCTGGTCCGGTCCATCAACACGTCCGTGGTGGCCGTCCTTCCGGTGGCCTCCATCCTGTTCATCGGTGCGCTGCTGCTGGGCGCCGGTACCCTGAAGGATCTGTCGCTGGCCCTGTTCGTGGGCATCATCCTGGGCACCGTGGCAACCATCTACATCGCGGCGCCGCTGTACGCGGTGCTGCGCCGGAACGAACCGGACATCCGCAGGCAGGCCAAGCGTGTGGCCGAGCGCCGCGCAGCCGAGGCAAAGACCCCGGCGGCTGTTCACGCCTAG
- a CDS encoding RelA/SpoT family protein, which yields MANSATPADEAGNSGTTGIDPGSESTAASEAAALDAAGNRSADALLPVPGQARTPAGAKVGSGSGRAPSTGRRTSTRARLARLAGRGNPGYSPMLEPLLRTVRVNNPKEDLDLIQRAYVVAERSHEGQKRKSGDPYITHPVAVATILAELGMSGTTLAAALLHDTVEDTSYTLDELRSDFGPEVAMLVDGVTKLDKVTFGDAAQSETVRKMVVAMAKDIRVLVIKLADRLHNARTWRFVSPESSAKKARETLEIFAPLAHRLGMNTIKWELEDLSFAALHPKVYDEIVRMVGDRTPEREKYLGTVRSQIADDLHAVKIKATITGRPKHYYSIYQKMIVRGKDFDDIHDLMGVRVLVDSVRDCYATLGALHSRWNPLPGRFKDYIAMPKFNMYQSLHTTVIGPGGKPVEIQIRTHDMHRRAEYGVAAHWKYKDGNKGPEAPDDMGWLRSLVDWQQETSDPDEFLDSLRFEINAREVFVFTPKGEVMALPAGSTPVDFAYAVHTEVGHRTIGARVNGKLVPLNSELQHGDWVEIFTSKAEGAGPSQDWQGFVKSPRARNKIRQWFTKERREEAIEKGKDLLTRGMRKQNLPLQRLMTHDALVAVAEELHHQDISGLYAAVGDGHTSAQNVIEHLVNLMGGHQGAEEDLAEAPVSTAARRPKFTDSGVTVRGTGDVWVKLARCCTPVPPDPIIGFVTRGSGVSVHRSDCRNVQELRATPDRIVPVEWAPTQSSVFLVEIQVEALDRKSLLSDVTRVLSENHVNILSASVNTSSDRVAMSKFVFEMGDPKYLSHILSAVRKIDGVFDVYRTTGSQRRV from the coding sequence GTGGCCAATAGCGCAACGCCTGCCGATGAGGCAGGAAACAGCGGTACCACGGGGATTGACCCGGGCAGCGAGAGCACCGCAGCGAGTGAAGCTGCGGCGCTGGACGCTGCCGGCAACCGCAGCGCTGACGCCCTGCTCCCGGTACCCGGCCAGGCCAGGACCCCCGCAGGGGCGAAGGTCGGCAGCGGATCAGGGCGGGCCCCGTCGACTGGGCGCCGCACTTCCACGCGCGCCCGGCTCGCCCGGCTGGCCGGCCGCGGCAATCCCGGCTACTCGCCCATGCTGGAACCGCTGCTGCGCACCGTGCGGGTGAACAACCCCAAGGAAGACCTGGACCTGATCCAGCGCGCCTACGTGGTGGCCGAGCGCAGCCACGAGGGCCAGAAGCGCAAGAGCGGGGACCCGTACATCACCCACCCGGTGGCTGTGGCGACCATCCTGGCGGAACTCGGCATGTCCGGCACCACCCTGGCGGCGGCCCTGCTGCATGACACGGTGGAGGACACCAGCTACACCCTGGACGAGCTGCGCTCCGATTTCGGTCCCGAAGTGGCGATGCTCGTGGACGGCGTCACCAAGCTGGACAAGGTCACCTTCGGCGACGCCGCGCAGTCCGAAACCGTGCGCAAAATGGTTGTTGCCATGGCCAAGGACATCCGCGTCCTGGTCATCAAACTTGCGGACCGGCTGCACAACGCCCGCACCTGGCGGTTCGTGTCACCGGAATCGTCCGCCAAGAAGGCGCGCGAAACCCTGGAAATCTTCGCCCCGCTGGCCCACCGGCTGGGCATGAACACCATCAAGTGGGAGCTGGAGGACCTGTCCTTCGCCGCACTGCATCCCAAGGTGTATGACGAGATTGTCCGGATGGTCGGCGACCGGACGCCGGAACGGGAAAAGTACCTGGGCACGGTGCGGTCCCAGATCGCCGATGACCTGCACGCGGTCAAGATCAAGGCCACCATCACCGGCCGGCCCAAGCACTATTACTCGATCTACCAGAAGATGATCGTGCGGGGCAAAGACTTCGACGACATCCATGACCTGATGGGCGTACGCGTCCTGGTGGACTCCGTCCGCGACTGCTACGCCACCCTCGGTGCCCTGCATTCGCGCTGGAACCCCCTTCCCGGGCGGTTCAAGGATTACATCGCGATGCCGAAGTTCAACATGTACCAATCACTGCACACCACGGTGATCGGTCCCGGCGGCAAGCCGGTGGAGATCCAGATCCGCACCCATGACATGCACCGCCGGGCCGAATACGGCGTGGCGGCGCACTGGAAGTACAAGGACGGAAACAAGGGCCCCGAAGCCCCCGATGACATGGGCTGGCTGCGGAGCCTGGTGGACTGGCAGCAGGAAACCTCGGACCCGGACGAATTCCTGGACTCACTGCGGTTCGAAATCAACGCCCGCGAGGTCTTTGTCTTCACCCCCAAGGGCGAAGTGATGGCCCTTCCGGCCGGTTCGACGCCGGTGGACTTCGCGTACGCGGTCCACACCGAGGTGGGCCACCGGACCATCGGTGCACGCGTCAACGGGAAACTGGTGCCGCTCAACAGCGAGCTCCAGCATGGCGACTGGGTGGAGATCTTCACCTCCAAGGCCGAAGGCGCCGGCCCCAGCCAGGACTGGCAGGGCTTCGTCAAGAGCCCGCGTGCCCGGAACAAGATCCGGCAGTGGTTCACCAAGGAACGCCGCGAAGAGGCCATCGAAAAGGGCAAGGACCTGCTGACCCGGGGGATGCGCAAGCAGAACCTGCCGCTGCAGCGTCTGATGACGCACGATGCGCTGGTGGCGGTGGCCGAGGAACTGCACCACCAGGACATTTCGGGGCTCTACGCCGCCGTCGGTGACGGCCATACCTCGGCCCAGAACGTCATTGAGCACCTGGTGAACCTGATGGGCGGCCATCAGGGCGCCGAAGAGGACCTCGCCGAAGCACCGGTCTCCACGGCCGCCCGCCGCCCCAAGTTCACCGATTCGGGCGTTACCGTGCGCGGTACGGGAGACGTGTGGGTCAAGCTGGCCCGCTGCTGCACGCCGGTCCCGCCGGACCCGATCATCGGGTTCGTTACGCGCGGTTCAGGCGTTTCGGTCCACCGCAGCGACTGCCGCAACGTGCAGGAACTGCGGGCCACACCGGACCGCATTGTCCCGGTGGAGTGGGCGCCGACCCAGTCCAGCGTGTTCCTGGTCGAAATCCAGGTGGAGGCACTGGACCGCAAGAGCCTGCTCTCGGACGTGACCCGGGTGCTCTCGGAGAACCACGTGAACATCCTCTCCGCCAGCGTCAACACCTCCAGTGACCGCGTGGCCATGTCGAAGTTCGTCTTCGAAATGGGGGATCCGAAGTACCTGAGCCACATCCTCAGCGCAGTGCGCAAGATCGACGGCGTGTTCGACGTCTACCGGACCACCGGGTCGCAGCGGCGGGTCTAA
- the hisS gene encoding histidine--tRNA ligase, whose translation MARKASLSGFPEWLPQERLVELHVLDVLRRTFELHGFSNIETRAVETVGQLLRKGEIDKEVYALSRLQAEEGEASGKEDPNQLALHFDLTVPFARYVVENAGHLSFPFRRYQIQKVWRGERPQEGRAREFTQADIDVVGDGDLPFRYDVELALVIAEALGALPIPEFKIRVNNRKLAEGFYRGIGLEDTAGVLRSIDKLEKIGAQRVAELLQEELGATAEQAEAALKLASIRTEDTSFVEQVRALGVSNDLLEEGLDELFQVISEASRRAPGRVLADLSIARGLDYYTGTVYETVLVGHEALGSICSGGRYDSLASKGSRTFPGVGLSIGVTRLVMRILSQDFASASRSVPTTVLLTLATDESWSEAQDIAAQLRSRGISVEVAPKAEKFGKQIKFADRRGIPFVWFTREDGSHEVKDIRSGDQVPADPALWTPPAEDLTVQVTPASVPTA comes from the coding sequence ATGGCACGCAAGGCCTCACTGTCCGGTTTCCCCGAATGGCTACCGCAGGAGCGCCTGGTTGAACTCCATGTCCTGGACGTACTGCGCCGCACCTTCGAACTGCACGGCTTTTCCAACATTGAAACCCGTGCCGTGGAAACGGTGGGCCAGCTGCTGCGCAAGGGCGAGATTGACAAGGAAGTCTATGCACTGAGCCGCCTGCAGGCCGAGGAAGGCGAGGCCTCCGGCAAGGAGGATCCCAACCAGCTCGCCCTGCACTTCGACCTGACCGTGCCGTTTGCCCGCTACGTGGTGGAGAACGCCGGCCACCTCTCCTTCCCGTTCCGCCGCTACCAGATCCAGAAGGTCTGGCGCGGCGAACGGCCGCAGGAGGGACGCGCCCGGGAGTTCACGCAGGCCGATATCGACGTGGTGGGCGACGGCGACCTGCCGTTCCGGTACGACGTCGAGCTGGCGCTGGTGATCGCCGAAGCCCTCGGCGCGCTGCCCATCCCCGAGTTTAAGATCCGGGTCAACAACCGCAAGCTGGCCGAAGGCTTCTACCGCGGCATCGGCCTGGAAGACACGGCCGGGGTGCTGCGCAGCATCGACAAGCTGGAGAAGATCGGTGCGCAGCGTGTGGCCGAACTCCTGCAGGAAGAACTCGGCGCCACTGCCGAGCAGGCCGAGGCAGCCCTGAAGCTGGCCTCCATCCGGACGGAAGACACCTCCTTCGTTGAGCAGGTCCGCGCCCTGGGCGTGTCCAACGACCTGCTCGAGGAAGGCCTGGACGAACTGTTCCAGGTCATCAGTGAAGCGTCCCGCCGTGCTCCGGGCCGCGTCCTGGCAGACCTGAGCATCGCCCGCGGCCTGGACTATTACACCGGCACCGTCTACGAAACGGTCCTCGTTGGGCACGAAGCGCTCGGCTCGATCTGCTCCGGCGGACGCTACGACTCCCTGGCGAGCAAGGGCAGCCGCACCTTCCCCGGCGTCGGACTCTCCATCGGCGTCACCCGGCTGGTGATGCGCATCCTCAGCCAGGACTTCGCCTCCGCCTCGCGCAGCGTGCCCACCACCGTGCTGCTGACGCTGGCCACCGATGAGTCCTGGTCCGAGGCCCAGGACATTGCCGCCCAGCTCCGCAGCCGGGGGATTTCCGTGGAGGTGGCACCGAAGGCGGAGAAGTTCGGCAAGCAGATCAAGTTCGCCGACCGCCGGGGCATCCCGTTTGTCTGGTTCACCCGAGAAGACGGCAGCCACGAGGTCAAGGACATCCGCTCCGGTGACCAGGTGCCCGCCGACCCGGCGCTCTGGACGCCGCCGGCGGAGGACCTCACCGTGCAGGTGACCCCGGCTTCGGTTCCCACCGCCTAG
- a CDS encoding adenosine deaminase, with product MVAELLATPPCAEIHLHIEGTLEPELIFELAARNGIDLPYADLEDLRARYRFTDLQSFLDLYYSNMDVLRTEADFADMTRAYLRRAATAGVRHVEMMMDPQAHLIRGIPLETSVRGVCAVLERSEEEFGISTGLIAAFLRDRPAAEALEVLEELLAMGAPIIAIGLDSAEVGNPPSWFVELYRRAREAGLRTVAHAGEEGPPTYIVEALDLLLVDRIDHGITCLDDPALVERLVRDKIPLTICPLSNVRLQAVESLAQHPLPQMLDHGLNISVNSDDPAYFGGYVDDNFRTVQEVFGLSRAQLARLGEDSIEASFASAGRRAELLDEVRAWAAAGPEAD from the coding sequence ATGGTTGCCGAACTGCTTGCCACCCCGCCCTGTGCCGAAATCCACCTGCACATAGAAGGGACGCTGGAACCCGAGCTGATCTTTGAACTGGCTGCGCGCAACGGCATCGACCTGCCCTACGCCGATCTCGAGGACCTCCGCGCCCGCTACCGCTTCACGGACCTGCAGTCCTTCCTGGACCTGTACTACTCCAACATGGACGTCCTGCGCACAGAGGCGGACTTCGCCGACATGACCCGTGCCTATCTGCGGCGGGCAGCCACCGCCGGGGTGCGGCATGTGGAAATGATGATGGACCCGCAGGCGCACCTCATCCGTGGGATTCCGCTCGAGACCTCCGTCCGCGGTGTCTGCGCGGTGCTGGAGCGCAGCGAGGAGGAATTCGGCATCTCCACCGGGCTGATCGCCGCGTTCCTGCGTGACCGCCCTGCGGCGGAAGCCCTGGAGGTCCTGGAAGAGCTGCTGGCCATGGGGGCGCCGATCATTGCGATAGGCCTGGATTCGGCGGAAGTGGGGAATCCGCCGTCGTGGTTCGTCGAGCTGTACCGGAGGGCGCGGGAGGCCGGGCTGAGGACCGTTGCCCATGCCGGCGAGGAAGGGCCGCCCACCTACATCGTGGAGGCTCTGGACCTGCTCCTCGTCGACCGGATCGACCACGGCATCACCTGCCTGGATGACCCGGCCCTGGTCGAGCGGCTGGTCCGCGACAAGATTCCGCTGACCATCTGCCCGCTTTCCAACGTGCGGCTGCAGGCCGTGGAGAGCCTGGCGCAGCATCCGCTGCCGCAGATGCTCGATCACGGGCTGAACATTTCGGTGAACTCCGACGATCCGGCGTACTTCGGCGGCTACGTGGATGACAACTTCCGGACCGTGCAGGAAGTTTTCGGCCTGAGCCGGGCGCAGCTCGCCCGGCTCGGGGAGGATTCCATCGAAGCTTCGTTTGCGTCCGCGGGACGCCGCGCCGAACTGCTGGACGAAGTCCGTGCGTGGGCGGCGGCCGGACCCGAAGCGGACTAA
- a CDS encoding DUF349 domain-containing protein: MTDSQKSDETAGPSTTETSRPATPSPAALAARRPSPAAVGARPGAAAQPVVAAPAAHSTPLEEAARFARVEEDGHVFLIVDGEETAVGQFPDASKEDALAYFVRKYDDVASQLLLLEQRVQVKAPAADIHKTLKHLAQQVAERKMVGDIKALDARIASLEASLQEAEAAERAEAEAVKARELAAREAIVAEAEEIAAKDPATIQWKTSSNRMNELFDAWKTAQKNGPRLGRSTEDSLWKRFRSARTVFDRHRRAYFSQLDSENSSAKAAKEALIARAEELATSTDWGNTAAEYRQLMDEWKASKRASRKDDDALWARFRAAQDQFFAARQAANEVIDEEFAANLVVKEELLKEAQALLPVRDLTAARKALQSIRERWEDAGKVPRADMGRMEAGIRKVEEAVKAAEDEHWQRSNPETKARTNSALSQLEATIASLEQDLADAEKAGNAKKIADAREALEARQQWLAMLQKSAQDFA, encoded by the coding sequence GTGACAGACAGTCAGAAATCCGACGAAACAGCAGGCCCTTCCACTACGGAGACGTCCCGGCCTGCCACTCCGAGCCCGGCAGCACTCGCGGCGCGGCGGCCCTCCCCCGCAGCCGTAGGCGCCCGGCCCGGCGCGGCAGCCCAGCCGGTGGTGGCTGCCCCGGCCGCCCACTCCACCCCGTTGGAGGAAGCAGCCCGCTTCGCACGCGTCGAGGAGGACGGCCATGTCTTCCTGATCGTGGACGGCGAAGAAACCGCCGTCGGGCAGTTCCCCGATGCCTCCAAGGAGGATGCGCTGGCCTACTTCGTGCGCAAGTACGACGACGTCGCCAGCCAGCTCCTGCTCCTCGAGCAGCGGGTGCAGGTCAAGGCCCCGGCCGCAGACATCCACAAGACGCTGAAGCACCTGGCCCAGCAGGTGGCCGAGCGCAAGATGGTGGGCGACATCAAGGCTCTCGACGCCCGCATTGCGTCCCTCGAAGCCTCGCTGCAGGAAGCCGAGGCCGCCGAGCGCGCCGAAGCTGAAGCAGTGAAGGCACGCGAACTCGCTGCCCGCGAGGCCATCGTGGCCGAGGCGGAGGAAATCGCCGCCAAGGACCCTGCCACCATCCAGTGGAAGACCAGCAGCAACCGGATGAATGAGCTGTTCGATGCGTGGAAGACCGCGCAGAAGAACGGCCCGCGCCTGGGCCGCAGCACCGAAGACTCCCTGTGGAAGCGGTTCCGTTCCGCCCGCACGGTCTTCGACCGCCACCGCCGCGCCTACTTCTCCCAGCTGGACAGCGAAAACTCGTCCGCCAAGGCGGCGAAGGAGGCGCTCATCGCCCGCGCCGAGGAACTGGCCACGTCCACGGACTGGGGCAACACCGCCGCCGAATACCGGCAGCTCATGGACGAGTGGAAGGCGTCCAAGCGCGCCAGCCGCAAGGACGACGACGCCCTGTGGGCGCGTTTCCGTGCAGCGCAGGACCAGTTCTTCGCAGCCCGGCAGGCAGCAAACGAGGTTATCGACGAGGAATTCGCCGCCAACCTCGTGGTCAAGGAAGAGCTGCTGAAGGAAGCCCAGGCGCTGCTGCCGGTGCGTGACCTGACCGCAGCCCGCAAGGCCCTGCAGTCCATCCGCGAACGCTGGGAAGACGCCGGCAAGGTGCCGCGGGCGGACATGGGCCGCATGGAAGCCGGCATCCGCAAGGTCGAGGAAGCCGTCAAGGCCGCCGAAGACGAGCACTGGCAGCGGAGCAACCCGGAAACCAAGGCGCGCACCAACTCGGCGCTGTCCCAGCTGGAGGCGACCATCGCGTCCCTCGAGCAGGATCTGGCCGACGCCGAGAAGGCCGGCAACGCGAAGAAGATCGCGGATGCGCGCGAAGCCCTTGAAGCCCGCCAGCAGTGGCTGGCCATGCTGCAGAAGTCCGCGCAGGACTTCGCCTAG
- a CDS encoding type IV toxin-antitoxin system AbiEi family antitoxin: MPAQLFPYPGALPQVTSTGGALFTAGEVFRHEELQAMAMDGLLRHVYAGTFVRWDVRPDPVVRALAASAELPPPLRRRLTMGRLTAAWIYGCAPRPPRLDVLADRRSRTGAMQPFSTAVLHEVLLGPADRVDVGTVSVTSPLRTAVDVALYAGTADAVAALRRLAAHPVLGCRLDLVRRALEAGSRVPGKAAALERVTAAAAPAE; this comes from the coding sequence ATGCCCGCTCAACTTTTTCCCTATCCCGGGGCCCTTCCCCAGGTCACGTCCACGGGCGGAGCGCTGTTCACTGCCGGGGAGGTCTTCCGCCACGAGGAACTCCAGGCCATGGCGATGGACGGGCTGCTGCGCCATGTGTACGCCGGGACCTTTGTGCGCTGGGATGTCCGGCCGGATCCGGTGGTCCGTGCCCTTGCGGCGTCCGCGGAACTGCCGCCACCGCTGCGCCGGCGCCTCACCATGGGACGGCTGACCGCCGCCTGGATCTACGGCTGCGCTCCGCGGCCGCCCAGGCTCGATGTCCTGGCGGACCGGCGCAGCCGCACCGGCGCCATGCAGCCCTTCAGCACCGCGGTCCTCCATGAGGTCCTGCTGGGCCCTGCGGACCGCGTGGACGTAGGCACGGTGTCCGTCACCTCGCCGCTGCGGACCGCCGTCGACGTCGCCCTCTATGCGGGCACTGCGGACGCCGTTGCCGCCCTGCGTCGCCTCGCGGCACATCCGGTGCTGGGCTGCCGGCTGGACCTCGTGCGGCGTGCACTGGAGGCCGGCAGCCGGGTGCCCGGCAAGGCGGCGGCGCTGGAACGTGTCACGGCCGCCGCCGCCCCTGCTGAATAG